One genomic window of Polaromonas sp. SP1 includes the following:
- a CDS encoding universal stress protein: protein MRVLLAVDGSKFTKKALAFLVTHETLIGPDAELVVLNVQPAVTPRVKTMVGAATVRAWHQEEAEKVLQPIERFLKRHGVHYRASWVAGTPATQIVQAAKREKVHMLVLGTHGHGLLGRALLGSVAQRVVADVDVPVLLVQ from the coding sequence ATGAGAGTCCTTCTGGCCGTTGACGGCAGCAAATTCACCAAAAAGGCCCTCGCTTTTCTGGTCACCCACGAAACCCTGATCGGGCCGGACGCAGAACTCGTCGTATTGAACGTGCAACCGGCTGTTACCCCGCGCGTCAAGACCATGGTTGGTGCCGCCACCGTGCGCGCATGGCACCAGGAAGAGGCTGAAAAAGTGCTGCAGCCGATCGAGCGCTTCCTCAAGCGCCATGGCGTGCACTACCGGGCCTCGTGGGTCGCTGGCACACCAGCCACACAAATCGTGCAGGCCGCGAAGCGCGAAAAGGTTCACATGCTGGTCCTGGGCACCCACGGCCATGGCTTGCTCGGACGGGCCCTGCTCGGAAGCGTCGCCCAGCGGGTGGTGGCAGACGTCGATGTGCCGGTGCTGCTGGTTCAGTAA
- a CDS encoding universal stress protein: protein MYKRILVATDGSPLSKKAVKDAIALGASLEADLVALNVVPRYPMSYFEGGATISPQDVGRIEKEWADRGQAIADAVQKSAEAAGVKAKALIAKSDLVASAILAAAKKNKCDLIVMASHGRKGLSRILLGSETQQVLTHSTIPVLVLR, encoded by the coding sequence ATGTACAAACGCATTCTTGTTGCCACAGACGGCTCCCCGCTTTCCAAAAAAGCAGTCAAGGACGCGATCGCCCTTGGCGCGTCGCTGGAAGCCGACCTTGTGGCGCTCAACGTCGTTCCCCGCTACCCGATGAGCTACTTCGAAGGCGGCGCCACCATATCGCCACAGGATGTCGGCCGCATTGAAAAAGAGTGGGCCGACAGGGGCCAGGCCATCGCCGACGCCGTGCAGAAGTCCGCCGAGGCCGCAGGCGTCAAGGCCAAGGCATTGATCGCCAAATCCGACCTCGTCGCCAGTGCCATCCTGGCAGCGGCCAAAAAGAACAAGTGCGACCTCATCGTGATGGCCTCGCACGGCCGCAAGGGCCTCTCGCGCATCCTGCTCGGCAGCGAGACCCAGCAGGTGCTCACGCACAGCACCATTCCCGTGCTTGTCCTGCGCTGA
- a CDS encoding cytochrome c: protein MNPMTSPIRFASRYLVPAAIGLASLAAHAQKAPVPSRGELLYTTHCIACHTSEMHWRNNRRVHDWQSLKTQVRLWQGNSGLQWEEADISEVAGYLNDTVYHFARAPGSSGLGSSVPPQRLSVAR, encoded by the coding sequence ATGAATCCCATGACATCGCCAATCAGATTTGCAAGCCGGTATCTTGTGCCAGCCGCCATAGGGCTCGCCAGTCTGGCGGCACATGCACAGAAGGCACCCGTACCAAGCCGCGGCGAGTTGTTGTACACGACGCATTGCATTGCCTGTCACACCTCGGAAATGCATTGGCGCAACAACCGGCGCGTTCATGACTGGCAGAGCCTGAAGACGCAGGTTCGCCTCTGGCAAGGCAACTCCGGGCTGCAGTGGGAAGAAGCGGATATCTCGGAAGTGGCCGGTTACCTGAACGACACGGTTTATCACTTTGCGCGCGCCCCAGGTTCCAGCGGCCTAGGCTCGTCCGTGCCGCCGCAGAGGCTTTCTGTCGCGCGCTGA
- a CDS encoding sensor histidine kinase, with the protein MATEIRVALSHGPPDPVSLPLPGCLNCQEQVRLQEREHLARELHDALGSLLMSAKLDIACIQPEVNRISPAASEHLRHLTDILNQAMALKRRIIDGLDPPLLSKHGLVKSVANLARDFSSASGIGVTTTLSDVALPAGAQLAVYRLVEEALTNIGKYANASRCSITLRKAGDAVQVEVEDDGVGFTVKEQDNFGHGLMGMKQRIEACAGELLVESAPGRGTRLQACLPLNRVAAH; encoded by the coding sequence ATGGCCACTGAAATACGAGTAGCACTCTCCCATGGACCTCCCGACCCGGTTTCGTTGCCATTGCCTGGCTGTCTGAACTGCCAGGAGCAGGTTCGCCTTCAGGAGCGCGAGCATCTCGCTCGAGAGCTGCACGACGCACTTGGCAGCCTTCTGATGAGCGCAAAGCTAGATATTGCCTGCATACAGCCGGAGGTCAACAGGATTTCTCCCGCAGCCTCGGAACATTTGCGCCATCTGACAGACATTCTCAATCAGGCCATGGCGCTCAAGCGCCGGATCATAGATGGGCTGGATCCCCCATTGCTATCGAAGCACGGTCTGGTCAAATCTGTCGCGAATCTGGCGCGGGACTTCTCATCGGCGTCGGGGATAGGCGTGACGACCACGTTGAGCGATGTTGCCCTTCCCGCTGGTGCCCAGCTCGCTGTCTACAGGCTTGTAGAGGAGGCGCTGACAAACATCGGAAAGTATGCAAACGCCTCCCGCTGCTCCATTACCTTGCGTAAAGCAGGGGATGCCGTGCAGGTCGAAGTCGAGGACGACGGAGTCGGCTTTACTGTCAAAGAGCAAGACAATTTCGGACATGGCCTGATGGGCATGAAACAGCGAATAGAAGCTTGCGCAGGAGAGCTTCTCGTGGAATCGGCGCCGGGCCGCGGAACCCGCCTGCAGGCCTGCCTTCCCTTGAATCGCGTAGCAGCGCATTGA
- a CDS encoding VIT family protein, translating to MRHLERHRTSRIGWLRAAVLGANDGIVSTASLIVGVAAASATHGNVLMTGVAALAAGAMSMAAGEYVSVHSQSDTEKADLARERAELEKDPVAEHRELTAIYVARGLDQALAEQVAEQLMAHDALGSHGRDELGISDSMAARPLQAALASAASFAAGALLPLAVTAIAPGDTLIWWVSGTSLVFLAVLGAMAAKAGGAGITVGAWRVTFWGALAMGITAGVGALFGAAV from the coding sequence ATGAGGCATCTTGAACGGCATCGAACCTCGCGCATCGGCTGGCTTCGCGCCGCCGTGCTGGGGGCCAATGACGGCATCGTATCCACCGCCAGCCTGATCGTGGGTGTCGCCGCGGCCAGCGCCACGCATGGCAATGTACTGATGACGGGCGTGGCCGCCCTGGCGGCGGGCGCGATGTCAATGGCCGCGGGCGAATACGTGTCGGTCCACTCGCAGTCCGACACCGAGAAAGCCGACCTGGCCCGGGAGCGCGCCGAACTTGAAAAGGATCCCGTGGCCGAACACCGCGAACTGACCGCCATCTATGTCGCGCGCGGGCTGGACCAGGCTCTGGCGGAGCAGGTGGCGGAGCAGCTCATGGCCCATGACGCACTGGGTTCGCACGGCCGCGACGAACTGGGCATTTCCGACAGCATGGCGGCCCGGCCCCTGCAGGCAGCACTCGCGTCCGCAGCCAGCTTCGCGGCCGGTGCGCTTTTGCCGCTGGCCGTCACGGCGATAGCGCCCGGCGACACACTGATCTGGTGGGTGTCAGGAACTTCTCTGGTATTTTTGGCGGTTCTGGGTGCGATGGCCGCCAAGGCGGGCGGCGCGGGGATCACGGTCGGCGCATGGCGCGTGACTTTCTGGGGCGCACTGGCCATGGGCATTACCGCGGGTGTAGGCGCGCTGTTTGGCGCAGCTGTATAA
- a CDS encoding cytochrome b, translated as MISKNHPEKRYGQLSIGLHWFMLVLLVAVYTCMELSDAFPRGSDMRSGLRTWHYMLGLSVFALAWLRLAVNLCDRAPPVDPAPPLWQSRLARLVQAGLYLLMIVMPVAGWLLLSARGQPFPFFGLQLPALMAESKDAAGWIKEVHQAGATAGYFLVGLHALAALYHHYLLRDNTLTRMLSGRR; from the coding sequence ATGATTTCAAAAAATCACCCGGAAAAACGCTACGGCCAACTCTCCATCGGCTTGCATTGGTTCATGCTGGTCCTGCTGGTGGCGGTCTACACCTGCATGGAGCTCAGTGACGCCTTCCCCAGGGGCAGTGACATGCGCAGCGGGCTGAGAACCTGGCACTACATGCTGGGTCTGTCTGTGTTTGCACTGGCCTGGCTTCGCCTGGCGGTCAATCTCTGCGACCGCGCCCCGCCCGTCGATCCGGCTCCTCCACTTTGGCAAAGCCGCTTGGCCCGGCTGGTGCAGGCGGGGCTCTATTTGCTCATGATCGTGATGCCTGTGGCCGGGTGGCTGCTACTCAGCGCCCGCGGCCAGCCCTTTCCTTTTTTCGGCTTGCAACTGCCCGCACTGATGGCCGAGAGCAAGGACGCGGCGGGCTGGATCAAGGAAGTCCATCAAGCGGGAGCGACTGCAGGGTATTTCCTGGTGGGCCTGCATGCGTTGGCGGCCCTGTACCACCACTACCTGCTGCGCGACAACACACTGACCCGAATGCTTTCGGGCCGTCGCTGA
- a CDS encoding cation-translocating P-type ATPase, whose translation MQTAAVPVPAGFPPPDAGRAAAWEAMDDPAEWEGFSRPVAGREGWWESCLALEGMHCAACALTVEEALHKLPGVDTVQVNGATATARLQWQSQATRPSLWMAALRQAGYGALPAGDLMLAGRRVQSQRVMLWRWLVAGFCMMQVMMYATPAYLAAAGEITPDIHALLGWASWVLTLPVLLFSCWPFFSAALRDVRHLRIGMDVPVALGVLIAFGASTAATFDPGSPWGGYASYDAVPMFVFFLLSGRLLEQRLRDRTAGALEALMRRLPDSVERQEADGSFRAVAVRRLVAGDLLRVLPGQAFPADGAVETGESRVDQSLLTGESKPLLRRVGDGVIAGSHNLTGALLVRVQRVGPKTRYAEIVALMEQASVEKPGLVQLVDRIAGPFLVAVLLASAAAAVWWWPFGQGHALAVAVSVLIVTCPCALSLATPAAMLASAGALARRGVLVRKLQALESCGAVDTVVFDKTGTLTQDRLEVVMAHTPAGVNRDEACDRAGALARHSLHPVSRAIAARFPAPGWVASEVEEVAGRGLRGKVSRLDGSGQQHLCLGSASFCGAPVPGRDVPVLRAHLSDGEHYLAGFELDEAIRPDAAQAVLALLKLGVRVQLLSGDTGQAVAHLAHRAGIEWCFAECTPEVKLAHVRRLQREGHRVMMVGDGMNDGPVLAVADVSMAMGEAVPLAQARADFIMTGNRLLTVAALLTQARRTRTVVRQNLLWAAIYNAACVPLAILGYMPIWLAGFGMAASSLLVVANSARLAHRAPEH comes from the coding sequence ATGCAAACCGCTGCCGTCCCGGTTCCCGCCGGTTTTCCCCCGCCCGATGCCGGCCGCGCCGCCGCATGGGAAGCGATGGACGATCCGGCCGAATGGGAAGGTTTCAGCCGGCCGGTGGCGGGGCGCGAGGGCTGGTGGGAGTCTTGCCTGGCGCTTGAGGGCATGCACTGCGCGGCTTGCGCGCTCACGGTGGAGGAGGCGCTGCACAAGCTGCCCGGCGTGGACACTGTTCAGGTCAACGGCGCTACGGCGACGGCCAGGCTTCAATGGCAGTCGCAGGCCACGCGGCCGTCCCTCTGGATGGCTGCCTTGCGGCAGGCCGGTTACGGCGCCTTGCCGGCAGGCGACCTGATGCTGGCCGGCCGCAGGGTGCAGTCCCAGCGCGTGATGCTGTGGCGCTGGCTGGTAGCCGGGTTTTGCATGATGCAGGTCATGATGTATGCGACCCCGGCCTACCTGGCAGCCGCTGGCGAGATCACCCCTGACATCCACGCGCTGCTGGGCTGGGCCTCGTGGGTGTTGACCTTGCCGGTGCTGCTGTTTTCGTGCTGGCCCTTTTTCTCGGCGGCACTGCGCGATGTGCGCCACCTGCGTATCGGCATGGACGTGCCGGTGGCCTTGGGTGTACTGATCGCCTTCGGGGCCAGCACGGCCGCGACCTTCGATCCCGGCAGCCCCTGGGGCGGCTACGCGTCGTATGACGCGGTGCCCATGTTCGTGTTTTTCCTGCTCTCTGGCCGCCTGCTGGAGCAGCGCTTGCGCGACCGCACCGCCGGCGCGCTGGAAGCACTCATGCGGCGGCTTCCGGACAGCGTGGAGCGGCAGGAGGCAGACGGCAGTTTTCGTGCGGTGGCCGTGCGCCGCCTTGTCGCCGGCGACCTGCTCCGCGTGCTGCCCGGCCAGGCCTTTCCCGCCGACGGGGCCGTGGAAACCGGCGAGAGCCGGGTCGACCAGTCGCTGCTGACCGGCGAATCCAAGCCTTTGCTGCGGCGGGTGGGCGATGGCGTCATTGCCGGCAGCCATAACCTCACGGGTGCGCTGCTGGTGCGTGTGCAGCGGGTCGGGCCGAAAACCCGGTACGCCGAAATCGTCGCCTTGATGGAGCAGGCCTCGGTCGAAAAGCCCGGCCTGGTGCAGCTGGTGGACCGCATCGCCGGCCCTTTCCTGGTAGCGGTGTTGCTCGCGAGCGCCGCCGCTGCGGTGTGGTGGTGGCCTTTCGGGCAGGGGCACGCATTGGCCGTTGCGGTCTCGGTACTGATCGTGACGTGCCCTTGCGCCTTGTCGCTGGCAACGCCGGCAGCCATGCTGGCCAGTGCCGGCGCCCTGGCACGGCGCGGCGTGCTGGTGCGCAAACTCCAGGCGCTGGAGAGTTGCGGCGCCGTCGACACCGTGGTCTTCGACAAAACCGGAACGCTCACGCAAGACCGCCTGGAAGTGGTGATGGCCCACACCCCGGCAGGCGTCAACCGCGATGAGGCCTGCGACAGGGCGGGCGCTCTCGCCCGGCACTCGCTCCATCCGGTTTCACGCGCCATCGCCGCGCGCTTTCCTGCACCGGGCTGGGTGGCCAGCGAAGTGGAGGAGGTCGCCGGCCGCGGCCTGCGGGGCAAAGTCTCCAGGCTGGACGGAAGCGGGCAGCAGCACCTCTGTCTGGGCTCGGCTTCCTTCTGCGGTGCGCCGGTTCCGGGGCGTGATGTGCCTGTGCTGCGGGCACACCTCTCCGACGGGGAGCATTACCTGGCGGGTTTCGAACTGGATGAAGCGATACGGCCCGATGCGGCCCAGGCCGTGTTGGCCTTGCTCAAACTTGGGGTTCGTGTGCAGCTTCTTTCGGGAGATACCGGCCAGGCTGTGGCCCACCTGGCGCACCGGGCCGGCATTGAATGGTGTTTTGCCGAATGCACACCTGAGGTCAAACTGGCGCATGTGCGCCGTCTTCAGCGCGAGGGCCATCGCGTCATGATGGTGGGCGACGGCATGAACGACGGACCGGTGCTGGCGGTGGCTGACGTGTCCATGGCCATGGGAGAGGCCGTTCCGCTGGCGCAAGCCAGGGCGGATTTCATCATGACCGGCAACCGGTTGCTCACTGTGGCAGCGCTGCTGACGCAAGCCCGGCGAACGAGGACGGTCGTGCGCCAGAACCTGCTGTGGGCGGCGATTTACAACGCGGCCTGCGTTCCGCTGGCGATTTTGGGCTACATGCCGATCTGGCTGGCCGGCTTTGGCATGGCGGCGAGTTCACTGCTGGTGGTGGCCAATTCCGCGAGGCTGGCACACCGTGCACCGGAACACTGA
- the ccoS gene encoding cbb3-type cytochrome oxidase assembly protein CcoS, whose amino-acid sequence MDILFLLIPLSVVLALLIIGALGWAVWRGQFEALEQEAERILHSD is encoded by the coding sequence ATGGACATCCTGTTTTTACTGATCCCGCTCTCCGTGGTGCTGGCGCTGCTTATTATTGGCGCGCTGGGCTGGGCGGTGTGGCGCGGACAGTTTGAGGCGCTTGAGCAGGAAGCCGAGCGTATTCTGCACAGTGATTGA
- the ccoN gene encoding cytochrome-c oxidase, cbb3-type subunit I: MNEETTQRIAYHDKVVRQFSLAAVLWGVVGMAVGLFIAAQLAWPELNFGIPWLSYGRLRPLHTNAVIFAFGGCALIGSSYYVVQRTSSVPLFAPRLAAFTFWGWQLVIVAAAISLPLGYTTGKEYAELEWPIDILITLVWVAYAVVFFGTLGIRKVRHIYVANWFYGAFILAVAVLHVVNSAEVPAGWMKSYSAYAGVQDAMVQWWYGHNAVGFFLTAGFLGMMYYFIPKQAERPVYSYRLSIVHFWALIFTYMWAGPHHLHYTALPDWTQSVGMVFSLILLAPSWGGMINGVMTLSGAWHKLREDPILRFLIVSLSFYGMSTFEGPLMSIKTVNALSHYTDWTVGHVHSGALGWVGLISMGTLYYMVPRLFGQKQMYSVRAIEVHFWTATVGIVLYIAAMWIAGVMQGLMWRAVNADGTLTYTFVESVKATYPFYVVRFFGGLLYLGGMVLMAWNVCMTVAKGRPVRVPVPALAHA, translated from the coding sequence ATGAACGAAGAAACGACGCAAAGAATCGCCTATCACGACAAGGTGGTTCGCCAGTTTTCACTGGCGGCCGTGCTCTGGGGCGTGGTGGGAATGGCGGTGGGCCTTTTTATCGCCGCCCAGCTGGCCTGGCCTGAACTGAACTTCGGAATCCCCTGGCTCAGCTACGGCCGGCTCAGGCCGCTGCATACCAATGCGGTGATTTTTGCCTTCGGCGGTTGCGCCCTGATCGGCAGCAGCTATTACGTGGTCCAGCGCACCAGCAGCGTGCCGCTGTTTGCGCCGCGGCTGGCAGCCTTCACCTTCTGGGGCTGGCAACTGGTCATCGTCGCAGCCGCGATCAGCCTGCCGCTGGGCTACACCACCGGCAAGGAATACGCCGAGCTGGAATGGCCCATCGACATCCTGATCACGCTGGTCTGGGTGGCTTATGCGGTCGTTTTCTTCGGCACGCTGGGCATCCGCAAGGTCAGGCACATCTATGTGGCGAACTGGTTCTACGGCGCCTTCATTTTGGCGGTGGCGGTGCTGCACGTGGTCAACAGTGCAGAAGTTCCGGCCGGCTGGATGAAATCCTACTCGGCCTATGCCGGCGTGCAGGACGCCATGGTGCAGTGGTGGTACGGCCACAATGCCGTGGGTTTCTTCCTGACGGCGGGCTTCCTGGGCATGATGTATTACTTCATCCCCAAGCAGGCGGAGCGGCCTGTCTACAGCTACCGGCTGTCCATCGTCCACTTCTGGGCGCTGATCTTTACTTATATGTGGGCCGGCCCGCACCACCTGCACTACACGGCCTTGCCCGACTGGACGCAATCGGTGGGCATGGTGTTCTCGCTGATCCTGCTGGCGCCCAGCTGGGGCGGGATGATCAACGGCGTGATGACCCTCTCGGGCGCCTGGCACAAGCTGCGCGAGGATCCCATCCTGCGTTTCCTGATCGTGTCGCTGTCTTTCTACGGCATGAGCACCTTCGAGGGTCCGCTGATGTCCATCAAGACCGTCAATGCCCTGTCGCACTACACGGACTGGACCGTCGGCCACGTGCATTCGGGCGCTTTGGGCTGGGTGGGGCTGATCTCCATGGGCACGCTGTACTACATGGTTCCACGCCTGTTCGGGCAAAAGCAGATGTATTCGGTGCGCGCGATCGAAGTGCATTTCTGGACGGCGACCGTGGGGATCGTGCTCTACATCGCGGCCATGTGGATCGCCGGCGTGATGCAGGGCCTGATGTGGCGCGCCGTCAACGCCGATGGAACGCTGACCTACACCTTTGTCGAATCGGTCAAGGCTACCTATCCCTTCTACGTGGTGCGTTTCTTCGGCGGGCTGCTGTACCTGGGCGGCATGGTGCTGATGGCCTGGAACGTCTGCATGACGGTGGCCAAGGGCCGTCCCGTGCGGGTGCCGGTTCCGGCACTGGCCCACGCATAA
- the ccoO gene encoding cytochrome-c oxidase, cbb3-type subunit II translates to MKDDNTTTAGFSHEKIETNNFLMIILILLVIAVGGLVEIVPLFFQKSTTAPIEGVKPYGALQLAGRDIYLREGCYNCHSQMIRPFRAETLRYGHYSVAGEFVYDHPFQWGSKRTGPDLHRVGGKYTDEWHRIHLNNPRDVVPESNMPAYSWLEKKPVDPADMAPRMKALRRVGVPYTDAEIAQAAAEVKDKTEMDALVAYLQILGKALK, encoded by the coding sequence ATGAAAGACGACAACACAACGACCGCCGGTTTTTCTCACGAAAAGATAGAAACCAACAATTTCCTGATGATCATCCTGATCCTGCTGGTGATCGCCGTGGGCGGACTGGTGGAAATCGTGCCGCTGTTTTTCCAGAAGTCGACCACCGCGCCTATCGAGGGCGTGAAGCCCTACGGTGCGCTGCAACTGGCCGGGCGTGACATCTACCTGCGCGAGGGTTGCTACAACTGCCACTCGCAGATGATCCGCCCGTTTCGCGCGGAGACGCTGCGCTATGGGCATTACTCGGTGGCCGGCGAGTTTGTCTACGACCATCCTTTCCAGTGGGGCAGCAAGCGCACCGGTCCCGACCTGCACCGTGTGGGCGGCAAATACACCGATGAGTGGCATCGCATCCACCTGAACAACCCACGCGATGTGGTGCCCGAATCCAATATGCCGGCCTACAGCTGGCTGGAGAAAAAGCCCGTCGACCCGGCCGACATGGCGCCGCGCATGAAGGCGCTGCGCAGGGTAGGGGTGCCGTATACCGATGCCGAAATCGCCCAGGCCGCGGCCGAAGTGAAAGACAAGACGGAAATGGATGCACTGGTGGCATATCTGCAAATACTGGGCAAGGCCCTCAAGTAA
- a CDS encoding cbb3-type cytochrome c oxidase subunit 3 yields the protein MDVNTLRIIATLLCFATFIGLLVWAYSKRNRERFEEDAKIPFLQD from the coding sequence ATGGACGTCAACACGCTGCGCATCATCGCAACCCTGCTGTGCTTTGCCACCTTTATCGGCCTTCTGGTGTGGGCCTATTCGAAGCGCAACCGCGAGCGCTTTGAAGAGGACGCAAAGATCCCCTTCCTGCAGGATTAG
- the ccoP gene encoding cytochrome-c oxidase, cbb3-type subunit III yields the protein MSDFTDNFWSWYVAALTLVSIAGALVLLWVTARKKIPERSDNTTGHVWDEDLRESNNPMPRWWMWLFVLTVIYSLLYLVAYPGLGTYPGEMGWTTRGEYDAAMVSADKELTPLYAGFTAKSAEVLAGDANAMAVGERLFMNNCAQCHGSDARGSKGFPNLADTDWLHGGSTEKIKETLTLGRKGQMPPMAAAVGSPEDVKNVAQYVLSLSGGPHDSVRAQLGKFKFNACAACHGIDGKGNTAMGAPNLADDIWLHGWGEQAIVDIVNKGKTNEMPAQAGKLTEAQIHVLTAYIWGLSNKAAAAKL from the coding sequence ATGAGCGATTTCACCGACAACTTCTGGTCCTGGTATGTGGCCGCACTGACTTTGGTCAGCATCGCCGGCGCCCTGGTGTTGCTGTGGGTCACAGCGCGCAAAAAAATACCCGAGCGCAGCGACAACACGACGGGCCACGTCTGGGATGAAGACCTGCGCGAATCCAACAACCCCATGCCGCGCTGGTGGATGTGGCTGTTCGTCCTGACCGTGATTTACTCGCTGCTGTACCTGGTCGCGTATCCGGGCCTGGGCACCTACCCAGGCGAAATGGGCTGGACCACACGCGGCGAATACGACGCCGCGATGGTCAGCGCGGACAAGGAGCTCACCCCGCTGTACGCCGGGTTCACCGCCAAAAGCGCAGAAGTGCTCGCGGGCGATGCCAATGCCATGGCGGTGGGTGAACGTCTTTTCATGAACAACTGTGCCCAATGCCACGGCTCGGATGCGCGCGGCAGCAAAGGCTTTCCCAACCTTGCGGACACCGACTGGTTGCACGGGGGATCGACGGAAAAAATCAAGGAAACCCTGACTTTGGGGCGCAAAGGGCAGATGCCGCCCATGGCTGCCGCTGTGGGCTCGCCTGAGGATGTCAAGAACGTCGCGCAATACGTTCTCAGTCTTTCGGGCGGCCCGCACGACTCGGTGCGCGCGCAACTCGGAAAATTCAAATTCAACGCCTGCGCAGCCTGCCACGGCATCGACGGCAAGGGCAACACCGCGATGGGCGCCCCCAACCTGGCGGACGACATCTGGCTGCACGGCTGGGGGGAGCAGGCCATCGTTGACATCGTGAACAAGGGCAAGACCAACGAGATGCCCGCACAGGCAGGCAAACTCACCGAAGCGCAGATCCATGTGCTGACAGCCTATATCTGGGGGCTTTCCAATAAAGCCGCCGCAGCCAAGCTTTGA
- the ccoG gene encoding cytochrome c oxidase accessory protein CcoG, translating to MKPPQPSFEATVSQPAIRKIIPIVPAAEPAGESLYEAQKKIYPRSVSGLFARWRWAFVILTQLFFYGLPWLQWGERQAVLFDLGARRFYLFGYVLYPQDFIYLTGLLVASALSLFLFTAVAGRLWCGFACPQTVYTEIFLWIERKVEGDRTARLRLDGAPFSLEKLVKKWFKHILWVGVAMWTGFTFVGYFVPARELFMQFLQTKMGGWEIFWVLFYGFATYGNAGFLREQVCKYMCPYARFQSAMFDKDTLIVSYDPARGEPRGARSRQADAAALSLGACVDCTLCVQVCPTGIDIREGLQYECIGCAACVDVCDGVMDKMGYARGLIRFTTQNALAGKWNASRILRQVLRPRVLIYTTLLGVLCLALLWSLVARMPLKVDVVRDRAALSRIAAGGRLENVYRLQVMNATEQPQRYSIAAAGLEGLTVASEPEVKVGPTESRWVAVRLQIPYGSAQAGSHPIVFRIGDESGRAHVEEKSVFLVPR from the coding sequence ATAAAGCCGCCGCAGCCAAGCTTTGAGGCGACGGTGAGCCAACCCGCCATCCGAAAAATCATCCCCATCGTGCCGGCGGCAGAACCGGCCGGGGAGTCGCTTTACGAGGCACAAAAGAAGATTTACCCACGCTCCGTGAGCGGGCTGTTCGCCCGCTGGCGCTGGGCCTTCGTGATCCTGACCCAACTGTTCTTCTACGGCCTGCCGTGGCTGCAGTGGGGTGAGCGCCAGGCAGTGCTGTTTGACCTGGGGGCCAGGCGCTTCTATCTTTTCGGCTATGTGCTTTATCCGCAGGACTTCATCTACCTGACCGGCTTGCTGGTGGCCAGCGCCTTGTCGCTTTTCCTGTTCACGGCGGTTGCGGGCCGCCTGTGGTGCGGCTTTGCCTGCCCGCAGACGGTGTATACCGAAATTTTCCTCTGGATAGAACGCAAGGTGGAGGGCGATCGCACGGCCAGGCTGCGGCTGGACGGTGCACCGTTTTCGCTGGAAAAGCTGGTCAAGAAATGGTTCAAGCACATCCTCTGGGTCGGCGTGGCGATGTGGACCGGTTTTACCTTTGTCGGCTATTTTGTGCCGGCCCGGGAGCTGTTCATGCAGTTCCTGCAGACGAAGATGGGCGGCTGGGAAATCTTCTGGGTGCTGTTCTACGGCTTTGCCACTTATGGAAACGCCGGCTTCCTGCGCGAGCAGGTGTGCAAATACATGTGTCCCTATGCGCGCTTCCAGAGCGCGATGTTCGACAAGGACACGCTGATCGTGAGCTACGACCCCGCGCGGGGCGAGCCCCGCGGCGCGCGCTCACGCCAGGCTGACGCTGCGGCACTGTCGCTGGGCGCTTGTGTCGATTGCACCCTGTGCGTGCAGGTGTGTCCAACGGGCATAGACATCCGTGAGGGCCTGCAGTACGAGTGCATAGGCTGCGCCGCTTGCGTGGACGTGTGCGACGGCGTCATGGACAAAATGGGTTATGCGCGAGGCCTGATCCGCTTCACGACCCAGAACGCGCTTGCCGGAAAATGGAACGCTTCGCGCATATTGCGCCAGGTGCTGCGTCCGCGGGTGCTGATCTACACCACGCTGCTTGGCGTGTTGTGCCTGGCGCTGCTGTGGAGCCTGGTGGCGCGCATGCCGCTGAAAGTGGACGTCGTCCGGGACCGGGCGGCTCTCTCGCGCATCGCGGCGGGCGGGCGGCTTGAAAACGTTTACCGCCTGCAAGTCATGAACGCCACGGAACAGCCGCAGCGCTACAGCATCGCAGCTGCCGGGCTGGAGGGCCTGACGGTCGCATCCGAGCCAGAAGTCAAAGTCGGCCCCACGGAATCACGCTGGGTCGCTGTGCGGCTGCAAATTCCCTACGGGTCGGCGCAGGCCGGCTCGCACCCCATCGTGTTCCGGATAGGCGATGAAAGCGGTCGGGCCCACGTCGAAGAAAAATCCGTGTTTCTGGTTCCGCGATGA
- a CDS encoding nitrogen fixation protein FixH: MNTSSISLQATPWWRHGHVWLVISGPAVVVVAGLVTVFLAVRYPDAVIGGQEPARTSRAKVPLQTRDRALAPALEGRNHAATPDEAQHP; this comes from the coding sequence ATGAATACTTCTTCCATCTCCCTTCAGGCGACCCCCTGGTGGAGGCACGGCCACGTCTGGCTGGTGATTTCCGGCCCCGCAGTGGTGGTCGTTGCGGGTCTGGTAACGGTCTTTCTCGCCGTCAGATATCCGGATGCCGTGATAGGCGGCCAGGAACCGGCGCGGACGTCGCGCGCCAAAGTACCCCTGCAAACCAGGGACAGGGCGCTGGCCCCGGCCCTGGAAGGGCGCAACCACGCAGCGACACCCGACGAGGCGCAGCACCCCTGA